aagttggtctaaatgtatttattattaggAACATTCTATTGatatcacaaaaagacaaatggaatACCTAAGtgaataacatattttaaaatatcagagtCCACTACCAATCACCTACAACACTCCCCACTTAAAGTACTAACTTAAAAGGTAAATATAATGCCTCATGAAAATTAGAACTGATTTAAATGACAAGGCAAAGTAGACTTTGCCATGGTCTTTAATTACTACCCAACTATAACCAGTTTATACACAACTACACAATTATAACCAGTTTATACACAACTACACAATTATAACCAGTTTATACACAACTGCACAATTATAACCAGTTTATACACAACTGCACAATTATAACCAGTTATAAGGCTTCCTTTTTCAACCAGTTTTGGAGACACCTATCCATGCCCCTTTCTTTAGTTGTCCACCTTAATTAATTTGACAAAGTGACTCCACCAATTTGGCACACATGAGGACATCACAATTATATGGAAGAATGCCATATAAATAGCCTTGGCCCTTGTGTAAAGTATTGGCAACTTCTAAAATTCCACCTCCTAGGCTACTGCGGAAGAGTGAGGTCTTCAGTGATTCTTGTGTGTTATTGTTTATGActtacgtgtgtatgtgtgtaggatGATGCATGGAGGCTTAGGGATCATCCTTGGGTGCTGCCacattgtgttttgagacagagtctctcatttggCCTGAACTCACTGACTAGACAGACCACAGGGAGCCCTGGAGAttgacctgtctctgcctccacaatGCTGAAATTATAAGGATACCCTATGTTATCCTTCTCTTATgtggattcacagagatcaaactcaagctCCTCACGCTAGCATAGCAACCACTTTAGCAGCTGAGCTACTTCCCTGGCTCCTCATGGGTTCTTGTAAGGCAATGTTAACATTCCTTGTACATCCACCAATAATGTcatttcctctggcctccagctcagTCCTATGCCTCATAGGCAGGGCAAGAACTCTACAGGTCTCATTCAAATAgactcccctctcttctttttcctagAGGCCCTGGATCCTGTTAATTCATTACTCCCCTACTAAGGGCCCAGCAAGTTCCCTGTTGTGGTCCTGAGTTAAGCTTGCCTGCAAGGTCATTAGCTGATAAGCCTATTGATTGATCCTGATTGATTCCTcaatgaggaaagggaggaagagtctGCACTAAATTGCCACACTTGTCCTTCTGGGCTGATGCTTGAATGTGCAAAATTGTAAAACTGCCTCTAATGCTATTAATATAAAGTAAGGGTCTTCATTTCTCACAGAAAGAAATtcgtattttttttcaaattagataAGGTATTGTAAATATGAATGTATGATTCTGCTTTCCTTAAATAAATATCAGCATTTCTCACCCAAGCTTGCTTtttcaaacttatttttaattgacaagtTTTATTCATGGATGCTTGAGACTTAATAAGGTTTTCATCTACGAGTCAAGTCTAGTAAAGTTCAGTGAGTCCAGTCAGTATATGCATTTCCTTCCCCGATTCAACTCCTAAGGCCTTACAGCAAGAATCAGCCACATGGTAGGAATCTTATTTTGCTGCCCACTGAGGTTCTACTCAATGCCTTGCAAGCCAATCATCTGATGATATTCAGTGTACTTGCTGTCAACTTGTCTTCCAGTAAGGAAGACAAtaatcagtaaaagaaaaaaagtctttacTATAACATTGCCCTTTCCCTTTCTTGCCCTTTtcttactaaaatatttttaatattaatttttaatttaactctattatttaaaacattgcaaggctggggagattgctcagtggttaagagctcgtACAAAGGACCCATGTGTTGGtagtatccacatggtggctcacaaccatgtgtaactacagttcaggggatccaatgccaccTTCTGGATGACGGGCTCCCAGCATGCACATAgagcacagacatacactcaggcaaaacacccatatatataaaagtaaataaatctaaaatttaaaatgttgcaaaaaaaaaatcacacaccaaTACACTATGCAACTCGATATTATGTCTCTATACAACAAAATTAAGATTATTTTGCCTGATTTTATTTCAAACTACAGCCATCTGAAAGAGGTCTTAAAATCATTAATTTCTTAAGAATCATCTGTGTATTCTTTTATGAAACAGTGACATTACAACAACACTTTATGGCCCACCTCCCAGCAAGCCACAACATGAACCCATCCGGCAAAACATCTGCCCTGAATTCCCAAGTTTACCCAGCATCGGGTCTAGGAGAGAAGACGGGATTTTTAACTTGTGCCATTCTGTATGTTAACAGTTTATTTACCCCTCTGGAtctcagttatttatttttacacgCATTTTTCTCCTTTAACCTGGTGACAGCCATGTGAAATACCACAGGCCTTTTACTCAGTATTTCTCTAACAAGTCAACCAGGCATAAACAGGGTTTTTATGTCCATTTGTAAATTTTAGTGAGGGGCGGTTGGgctgaaagacaaaataaaaagacaagtaCTACATTCGTATAATGTTTAATTCACATCACTTGCCCAATACTGTGCTGTTGGCCTATGTTTCAATAAATAGGCTTCAAAACGAAATTATTGCGGTGTAAAAATAGTTTCCCTGAAATCACATGCGTTTTACTATTCCCAGGTCtcaaaatagcttttaaaattatttttttcagactcCTAGAGCCATGCACCCATATTATGATGGATATGTTTTTCTGCCCTCCTCCCTAGAGTGAAGTTGGAAAGAAGAGAAATTGAGACAGCTCGGCACCACACTAAACTGAAAGAGACCAAGCTGAGATTGACTTTTGCTGCCAGAGAGAAAGGAACATGAGAAAATAAAGGGTCAAAAAAAGACTGAGCAATTCAGCCTTAGAATGAAGGCCGTAAATAAATTAACAAGCCTACCTTATTCACCTAATTAACAACAAAATACCTAAGTGCTTACCATTTTAAGCACTATTCTAGGTGCTAGACTGTTTAAGAGTAACTGATGCTTGCAGGAGAGCTGCTATGTGGAGATATCTCCACGAATACCCCTTGACCATTCCTTTAAGAGGACTTCTCTAGAACCTTTTGTAACTTACATAACAAACAAAGCAGGCATATAAGAAGGAaaaaatcctaactaaaacaTATATTCCACATTCCTATCGAAGCCCTTTTCCTCCAGGAGTATGTTGTAGTTTCAATGTTCTGGCTGTAGTGGAACTGTGGATGCAGTTGGGTAGCAGAGTACCTGTTTACTGTCTtagcttcttttcctgttgctgtgacaaaatcctCTCTGACAAAAACAACAAGAGAGACATagattctggctcacagttcaaaggtACATTCCACTGCCATCGAGGTAGGAGAGTCAAGTTGGCagtaggagcttgaagcagctgatCACATTTACAGTTGAAAAGTAGACAGCAACACATTTACCTGGCTCCCTTTATACAGTCCAGAATCCcagggaatggcaccacccacagtggacaggtCTTTCCAACTCAATAAATGCAACCAAGATACTATCCCATGGGTGTGCAGTGGCCCAGCTCCCAAGCAAGTCTAGATTCTGTCAATTTCAAACACTAACCATCACAACACCTAGTATGCAAGGCCCTAGACTTGCTCCTCAATGCCCTCCAAATATACACAATTACAGCAATACCAGTTGACTCTACCAAAACACATGACAAAAATGCTCATCTCTAAGACTTCACGAGCAACAGTGTGGATTCTGAAACAAAggctaaataaaatattcaaactgaCACTAAGCCCTAGAGTAAGTCTTCAATTCACTTGCTTCTTTAGGACACAGACGGTGTTGGTCAAATAGCTGAGTGCTCCATATGCAAGCATGAGagcttgagttcaaatcctcagtacCCACTTAAAAAGGTGACTACCTGAACACCTGTGgtgagtcagagacaggaggaccactgGGGACTACAGGCCACAGCCTAGATTCAGGTTCAGCaaaagatcctgtcttgaaagagTATGCAGAAAGCAACAGGTCAGGATGCTGAGCATCCTACTGTGGCCTCCTagtgcacacacccatatacatacaccacacactcacagaccacacatacacaaaggggAACTAGAGAAAATATAAAGGACTACACCCTGACGTGCAGGAGCGTccatagtgaaaaaaaaatccagatagtAAAGGTAGTACCTAACTCTAAgttcacttttcattttaaaaccttGTTGCAATTATTTTTAGAAGTGTTTGCATGGATTTTgaccttcatgtatgtctgtgcctttggaagtcagaagagggtatcaggtaCCCTAGAACTAGAGCCACGGGTGGTTCTGAGCCGCCATGTAGGTGCTGGCCATCAAAAACAAGTCCCccacaagagtagcaagtgctcttaacccttgagccatctcttcagcactattacaatgatttttaaatactaaAGGAAGAAAACCCTATCAGAAAAAGTAAAACTATACATTCCCCAATTAATATTTGCTGATACCAAGATATgaatactgttttttttctaaagaaaaaacttgctgggccgggtgttggtggtgcacacctttaatcccagaactcaggaggcagaggcaggtggatctctacgagttcgagaccagcctggtctacaaggcctagttccaggacagtctccaaagccacagagaaaccctgcctcaaaaaaccaaaaaaagaaaaaaactttcaaaGGATTTAATAACTGGCCAGAGATCTGataggaaacattttcttttggtttataattgcatttttgtggggggggggggagtcaaaTTGCTTCCACTTCTAGATGACTAATTCCAAGAACTAAAAACCCAGGGTttaggctgggctgtggtggcatacacctttaattccagtactcaggaggcaggtgaatcACTTAGTTGAGGTcaaagttttaggacagccagggatacatacaCCCCTACCAATGTTTAAAACTGGTACAATGACACGtgacttttaatcctagcacccaggaggcagagattaGAGATCCGGATTTGAAGTCAATCTCCTCtacatgagtttcaggccaggtaCATCATGgccatctcaagaaaaaaaaaagacaatgcaATTAAGccacacaaataaattttaaacaaaaaatgtcCTATTAGTTTAATTCTAATTGGCaatcattaataaaatttaacatGTAAAATCCTAATGGACTAGAAATCACAAATGAATTGAAACCAACATTATAGGAATTAGAACATCCCAGTACTTGTCCTCTTTTATGCCCATGTTGGAGACAGACCCGAAGGCCTTGTGCATGGAAGGCAAGCACTCATTCCTAAAAGcccccagcctttttttttttttttcttttgcaacagGGGTTCTGTATGTAACAGCTAgtgtggaactagctctgtagaccatgctggtctcagaactcaagagatccacctgcctctacctcctgaatactAGGATTACTGGCataagccaccaccacccggcaaggATTTTGTTTTCTAGAGTATTTTCCTCTCATCCTACGGTTGAATTTCCTGGTCTCCAAAGGCACAGTCTTCCTAGGAAGAATAATCATTAATGCCGTTTACCCTATCCTTTTTTACATCTGGCACCAGCCTTaggctgccctctgctggctgtAATTTCAAACCAGTGGTATTTTATACAAGAGACAAGCACCCACAACCACAACCTCAAACATATTTTCCCCAAAAATGGGGGCGGGGGTTGTGTGACAGAAATGGTTTATCAGGTtaaggtgcttactgccaagtccgagtttgattcccaaatCCCACAGATCACAATCTTTCAACCACACTGCCACACACAACCTAAGAACTTGTCAAAACAAAATTTTTCAGCCAGATTTGTTAgcccatttgtaatcccagctcttggaaggtagAAAGAACAAGATTGTTGCTTCAGATCCCAGTCTGGATTACATACAATCCCTCATCAAATGTTTTCACAAAACATTTTCATGCCATCCAAGAACCTTTTAAATATTGCcaaattgggggaaaaaaaaaaaacagcattttgaTTAAAGCCAAATAGAAAAACAGCCACTTAACTCAAGATTTTCCAACCTCTTCTGACAAGCCTTTTCCTACCTTCAAAATgctacacccccccccaccccccggacCTGTATGGCAGGACACCATGACTTGCAGGCCAGCCAAAACATTGCTTATTGTTCAGCCTCCAGCTAGCAGTACTAATAGCTGTGGTATTTTCATTGGTAGCTGGTCTGAAGACCTAAGTGATCTTTCTTCCCCTTAATATTAAAGCCTCATAGATGCACAAGGCCAGAATAAAATGCTTGCCTGACACATTAAAACCAAGCCACGATGAAAGCTTGCCACTGTCAAATGCTGAAGACCAAACAAGCCTCACACTGTTACACGTTTCTAAATCTCCCCAAACATTTGCAGTGCAACTTCAAGGGCACCAGAAAAAGGGATGTACACTAAAACCAGGTGACTTTCATAGATCAGGGACCTAAACTGACGAAAATGGGGGGCCTTAGCCCACCCCAAGTCTAAACTCTTTAACTGACCCTTTCTCTCCTCTAATCCCTTTTCCCATGCTCCATCCCATCTCAATTTGACCCTTTTATGCCAAATACTATCTTCAATCTTAGAAGTCAGTAAACTCTACAGCTTTAGGCTGGGAACCTACTCTCATTGGAATTGAAGTCATTATATAGTCTTGGCCCCAAGACTTCCCAGGTCACTAAGCCTGTGAACTCCACTGATGAAACTCCAATGTCCTGGACACTGTCCACCAGAAACACCATGGCAGAACTGTGTTATGTATTTCCCAATCCTAGTTATGGTCTTTCATCAAACTAAGACCAGAGATAGCATGCTTCCAATATGCTAACAACCATCTGCAAACAGGGACACCCCATTTTAcagcagcaaacaaacaaacaaaaaaaaaacaagaaaaatgagccaaaatttttatttattcatttcttgcaCTTGAAGTACTCTTCGATGACATCCTTGGCCTGAGATTCTTTGCCATAGTCCTTAAAAAAATCAGATGCAAATTACTTATTCAGTATTAaagttctttaattattactaatTCAGACCTAAGTACTTCCCAGCAATACAATACTGTAGCCATTTTCAGGGACCTTAAAGACTTCAGCTGTCCTTAAGGCTCGTAACATGGCATCACTATTGCCAGCCTTTCCTAAATTTCTGCAGAAGCACATTTGAGATAAGCAGATTATTTGGCTGGCTCAAATTACGGCTTACATTTAAGAACAATTCGTTATCCTGCTAAGACATTTTCTcccattaaacattaaaaaaaaagacagacctACCTTAACCACTACACAACTGCAGCCAACCACTTTCCGTGGCTTCCCCTCTCGATCAATTTTACAGAGGCCTACCCATTCCCCTAGTTTCTTGTTGTCATCAACctgcacaaaaacaaaaaccattattAGCAGGGGTAGAAGCTACTGAAAACTAGACATTAAATCCCAAAGGTGGCTGTGTCAGAAGGGTGACATGGCATTTTCCTCATGACTGTTCAGTAGAGGGAGCCAGTTGTCATCATATACAGCTCACCATTTGTCAAACACCCCTTTGCTCATAGTATCAAAACTACCATGGAGCTCTGGATGTACAAGTTTTAAGCATCAAGGTCGAGGTACCATTTATCCCAACCTACTTACCTTAATTAGATTGATCTGGTGTTCAGCACAAAGGGCCTCCACCAACTTGACATACATGGGCTCATCACAATTGGATGCGAGCACACAGAGATGGGCTTGGCGCCTAAGACGCAAAATTCATTGGTGAAACCACACTTTACGGTGTAAGTTTTGGGTCAAGGCATCTTCACTAACTATACTAGTTACCAGTAATACCTTACAGCACAGCTATGTGTACCAAACTGCTTAAAGTCCGTAACTACTGGAGTTTATTTTCAGCCAATTTAACTATCCCTCAGATACCAATATTTCTTAGAAAGTTATTTATGAACTAAGGAAACCCACAACCacttcatggtttcattttgttaGACCTCAAAAGGTTTCACAAACCTTATTTCAAGCCACTATCCTACAGCAAGCATCGCACGAGATTCACAGGTGACCTCCACCTGGACCCAAGTGCCAATTGACACCAATAAATTCAAGTTAAAATTTCCCTCATCACAAGCACGAAGGGTTCCCAGTATGCATGCATAACCTTAGTGGCTGAATAGACCCACGTGTTCTTAAGTACCATTCAATGTTCATTTCTCAGATGCTACCACATCGCTATTGGACTTAACACACTAATTAGCAAAGTAATTAATGAGGTTTCCCTTTGTCCTTTGGCACAACTGGCTACTCCCAGGAACCACAGGTTTGTCAGACTATTTCGTCTCACCCATGAGGCGGGTGTAGGGGTATCCGACAATCCAAGTCATCATTCAAACACTGCAGTCTCACCAACGCCACTAGTGCTCACACCCAGAACGCACGGCAACCCACGCGTCTTATGTGGGTTAGAGAGCTCCGAGTTGATACCTTTTCCTAGGTTTCCTGCTGAACGGCTGCCACTCAGAACTTTTGTGCTAACAGCATGAACTTCACGCCTCCTTCCCTCTCCGGCTGCAGCAACCCACAGCACTGAGACCGAGACACGTACTTGTCTAGGGCTTTGGCGGCCTCGCGGATGCCGCGCGCCAGGCCATCGTGGATGAGGGCGGTCTTCAGCACCTCCTGAAGCGCGGTGTTGACGTCCATTACACCTCCAGCAGCAATGCTGAAATGCAGTCAGACCCGCGTTAGAAGCCCCGGCAGGGGCGCGGAGGACAAGCGGCCAGGCTCCGGGAACCCCAGCCCCGCGCGCGCAGCCCGCCGGCGGCCCCACGCCCAGCTCACCCTTCCTCGGCCATGGCGGTGGACTACGGGCGAGGCCGAATCTTGAACGCACTgaaaaaagcaaagccagcagTAAGACACTTCCGTCAGACCCCAGCGAGTCCACAGCACTTGAGACTACAAGGCACagacgcgcgcgcgcgcgcggccGCGGCGCCCACGCCAAGCTCACACTCACCCGGGCCTCCGCCTCCGCGCACCTCGGCGGCGGCAGGGGAAAAGGCCGCCGGCGGCCGCATGCCGGTATTTAAGCGCCCTGCCGGACGCCTCTGCGCATGTGCGGCTCCTCCCACTCGCGGGGTGGCTCCCGCGGTGCCGAGCCTGAGGAGCGTCTACTTCCGGCTCCAGGAGCCTCCGCGCTACAAACCCGGCGGCGCTTCTTCCGTCCCAGTTTGCGGCACGCGCAACAGGCAGCACGACAGACAGCCTGTACCCCGGGGGCGTGGCCTCCG
This DNA window, taken from Cricetulus griseus strain 17A/GY chromosome 2, alternate assembly CriGri-PICRH-1.0, whole genome shotgun sequence, encodes the following:
- the Rps12 gene encoding 40S ribosomal protein S12 isoform X2 — protein: MAEEGIAAGGVMDVNTALQEVLKTALIHDGLARGIREAAKALDKRQAHLCVLASNCDEPMYVKLVEALCAEHQINLIKVDDNKKLGEWVGLCKIDREGKPRKVVGCSCVVVKDYGKESQAKDVIEEYFKCKK